A genome region from Candidatus Hydrogenedens sp. includes the following:
- a CDS encoding Hsp20/alpha crystallin family protein, which produces MFISPFDTLRVLPRKLMMEVWRRLNMGLNEGEPWEPLADVYETNENYHVFVELPGVKKEDIVLTIDKNKLNVRGNKAKKIDEDEEKIVFCECLYGSFEKAIEFTDEIEEDKVNAELQMGLLKVVLPKKSVSVGKRIEVSGE; this is translated from the coding sequence ATGTTTATATCACCGTTTGATACATTGAGGGTTTTGCCACGCAAACTGATGATGGAGGTTTGGCGTCGGCTGAATATGGGGTTGAACGAAGGAGAACCATGGGAACCCCTTGCTGATGTCTATGAGACAAATGAGAATTATCATGTATTTGTAGAATTGCCTGGAGTAAAGAAGGAAGACATTGTATTGACTATTGACAAAAACAAGTTAAATGTTCGTGGTAATAAGGCAAAGAAAATCGACGAGGATGAAGAGAAAATAGTATTTTGTGAATGTTTATACGGAAGTTTCGAAAAGGCTATTGAATTTACAGACGAGATAGAAGAAGATAAAGTCAATGCGGAGTTGCAAATGGGTTTGTTAAAGGTTGTGTTGCCAAAGAAATCGGTATCTGTGGGTAAGAGAATCGAGGTCTCGGGCGAATAA